One genomic segment of Salinigranum rubrum includes these proteins:
- a CDS encoding universal stress protein translates to MTDAEFDTTTDEDAADIAVDAYDDVLLPTDGSEATLAAVEEAGRVAALSGATVHVLSVADTRNRFESPTAGLAPDAWDRAEHERAEAAIDHAVDALPDGIRTERVVREGIPKTEVLAHVDEADVDLVVMGTHGRTGLDHYLIGSVTERVVRNSPVPVLTVRAAED, encoded by the coding sequence ATGACCGACGCCGAATTCGACACCACGACCGACGAGGACGCCGCCGACATCGCGGTCGACGCCTACGACGACGTCCTCCTCCCGACCGACGGGAGCGAGGCGACCCTGGCGGCGGTCGAGGAGGCCGGACGGGTCGCGGCGCTCTCGGGGGCGACGGTCCACGTCCTGAGTGTCGCCGACACGCGGAACCGGTTCGAGAGCCCCACTGCCGGCCTCGCGCCCGACGCCTGGGACCGAGCGGAACACGAGCGCGCGGAGGCCGCCATCGACCACGCCGTCGACGCGCTGCCCGACGGGATTCGGACGGAGCGCGTCGTCCGCGAGGGCATCCCGAAGACGGAGGTGCTCGCGCACGTCGACGAGGCGGACGTCGACCTGGTCGTCATGGGGACGCACGGGCGAACCGGCCTCGACCACTACCTCATCGGGAGCGTCACCGAGCGCGTCGTCCGCAACTCGCCGGTGCCGGTGCTGACGGTCCGTGCGGCCGAGGACTGA